From the Micromonospora sediminicola genome, one window contains:
- a CDS encoding ROK family transcriptional regulator, whose product MDARRTTVRDMRRANRSVLLTRIWLDGPLSRHELGQSTALSLASVSNLVGEMIAEGLVEEAGSVESDGGRPRVLLRVAPGYGYLVGADVGETRVQVELFDLAMTALAKAEYPIAAAEPDPRQVATHLLHGLAAVTEQAGVDPAAVLGFGVAVAGTVERTADAVVHAQTLGWDGVPLGAMLRAGTDVPVHVDNGAKTLGQAEMWFGAGRGVRHAVIALVGSGVGACVVADGVGYRGAHSSAGEWGHTTIVYGGRRCRCGNLGCLEAYVGAEGVLDRFRQANRGRPAAGGDEETAFGELLRATGRTAATVIDETVGYLGAGVANLVNLFNPERVVLGGWAGLALGERHLPAIREATARHALRQPYAQTSIELCRLGPDAVAMGAATLPMARLLREGGVPREPAVRPARVTRGR is encoded by the coding sequence GTGGACGCCAGACGCACCACGGTGCGCGACATGCGCCGGGCCAACCGGTCGGTCCTGCTCACCCGGATCTGGCTGGACGGCCCGCTCAGCCGGCACGAGCTGGGCCAGTCGACCGCGCTGAGCCTGGCCAGCGTGAGCAACCTGGTCGGCGAGATGATCGCCGAAGGGCTGGTCGAGGAGGCCGGCTCGGTCGAGTCCGACGGCGGCCGTCCCCGGGTGCTGCTGCGCGTGGCCCCCGGCTACGGCTACCTGGTCGGCGCCGACGTGGGCGAGACCCGGGTGCAGGTCGAGCTGTTCGACCTGGCCATGACCGCGCTGGCCAAGGCCGAGTACCCGATCGCCGCCGCCGAGCCCGACCCGCGCCAGGTCGCCACGCACCTGCTGCACGGCCTCGCCGCGGTGACCGAGCAGGCCGGCGTCGACCCGGCCGCCGTGCTCGGCTTCGGCGTCGCCGTGGCCGGCACGGTCGAGCGGACCGCCGACGCCGTGGTGCACGCGCAGACCCTCGGCTGGGACGGCGTCCCGCTCGGCGCGATGCTGCGCGCCGGCACCGACGTCCCGGTGCACGTGGACAACGGCGCGAAGACGCTCGGGCAGGCCGAGATGTGGTTCGGCGCCGGCCGGGGCGTGCGCCACGCGGTGATCGCCCTGGTCGGCTCCGGCGTGGGTGCCTGCGTGGTCGCCGACGGCGTCGGCTACCGCGGCGCGCACAGCAGCGCCGGCGAGTGGGGCCACACCACCATCGTGTACGGGGGACGCCGCTGTCGGTGCGGCAACCTCGGCTGCCTCGAGGCGTACGTCGGGGCGGAGGGGGTGCTCGACCGGTTCCGGCAGGCCAACCGGGGTCGACCGGCGGCCGGCGGCGACGAGGAGACCGCCTTCGGCGAGCTGCTGCGCGCCACCGGCCGCACCGCCGCGACGGTGATCGACGAGACGGTCGGCTACCTCGGCGCCGGGGTGGCGAACCTGGTGAACCTGTTCAACCCGGAGCGGGTGGTGCTCGGCGGCTGGGCCGGGCTGGCACTGGGCGAGCGGCACCTGCCGGCGATCCGCGAGGCCACCGCGCGGCACGCGCTGCGCCAGCCGTACGCCCAGACCTCGATCGAGCTGTGCCGGCTCGGGCCGGACGCGGTCGCGATGGGCGCGGCCACCCTGCCGATGGCCCGGCTGCTGCGCGAGGGCGGCGTGCCCCGCGAGCCGGCGGTCCGCCCGGCCCGGGTCACGCGGGGCCGCTGA
- a CDS encoding glycosyl hydrolase family 18 protein, protein MRLGRGMTALLGGVALLAATAALPATAGATPTGTRSALVACDAPAWAEGVTWTAGSRASYGGRLYQALVTHTPPVGAGWTPAAVPALWSDLGACTGSTPSPSPTTRPPSPTPTPTPSPTRTPTPTPTPTATPSPTTPGGDTCALKSRPTGKVLQGYWENWDGAANGVHPGLGWIPITDSRIPGHGYNVLTTAFPVIRADGTVLWEDGMDAGVKVPTPAQVCQAKAAGLTVLLSIGGAAAGIDLSSAAVADRFVATVVPILKRHNFDGIDIDIETGLTGSGTITQLSPSQSNLIRIIDGVLAQMPAGFGLTMAPETAYVTGGSVTYGSIWGAYLPIVKKYADNGRLWWLNMQYYNGSMYGCAGDSYPAGTVAGFVAQTNCLDAGLVVQGTTIRVPLDRQVPGLPAQTGAGGGYLSPALVGQAWNTYQGRLKGLMTWSINWDGSKGWTFGDNVRALQGR, encoded by the coding sequence ATGCGACTCGGACGCGGGATGACCGCGCTACTCGGTGGCGTCGCGCTGCTCGCCGCCACCGCCGCCCTGCCGGCCACCGCCGGCGCCACGCCCACCGGCACCCGCAGCGCGCTGGTGGCGTGCGACGCGCCGGCCTGGGCCGAGGGCGTCACCTGGACCGCCGGCAGCCGGGCCAGCTACGGCGGACGGCTCTACCAGGCGCTGGTGACGCACACCCCGCCGGTCGGCGCCGGCTGGACCCCGGCCGCGGTGCCGGCGCTCTGGAGCGATCTCGGCGCCTGCACCGGCAGCACCCCGTCGCCCAGCCCCACCACGCGACCGCCGTCGCCCACCCCCACGCCCACGCCCTCCCCCACCCGGACACCGACCCCCACGCCCACCCCGACCGCCACGCCCAGCCCGACCACGCCGGGCGGTGACACCTGCGCGCTGAAGTCCCGGCCGACCGGCAAGGTGCTGCAGGGCTACTGGGAGAACTGGGACGGTGCGGCCAACGGCGTGCACCCCGGGCTCGGCTGGATCCCGATCACCGACTCCCGGATCCCCGGGCACGGCTACAACGTGCTGACCACGGCGTTCCCGGTGATCCGCGCCGACGGCACCGTGCTCTGGGAGGACGGCATGGACGCCGGGGTGAAGGTGCCCACCCCGGCGCAGGTGTGCCAGGCCAAGGCCGCCGGGCTGACCGTGCTGCTGTCCATCGGCGGGGCCGCCGCCGGCATCGACCTCAGCTCCGCCGCGGTCGCCGACCGATTCGTCGCCACCGTCGTGCCGATCCTCAAGCGCCACAACTTCGACGGCATCGACATCGACATCGAGACCGGGCTGACCGGCAGCGGGACCATCACCCAGCTCTCACCCTCGCAGTCCAACCTGATCCGGATCATCGACGGGGTGCTGGCCCAGATGCCGGCCGGTTTCGGGCTCACCATGGCGCCGGAGACCGCGTACGTCACCGGCGGCAGCGTCACCTACGGCTCGATCTGGGGCGCGTACCTGCCGATCGTGAAGAAGTACGCGGACAACGGCCGGCTCTGGTGGCTGAACATGCAGTACTACAACGGCTCGATGTACGGCTGCGCCGGCGACTCGTACCCGGCCGGCACCGTGGCCGGTTTCGTGGCCCAGACCAACTGCCTCGACGCCGGCCTGGTCGTGCAGGGCACCACCATCCGGGTGCCGCTGGACCGGCAGGTCCCCGGGCTGCCCGCGCAGACCGGCGCCGGCGGCGGCTACCTGAGCCCGGCCCTGGTGGGCCAGGCGTGGAACACCTACCAGGGCCGGCTCAAGGGGCTGATGACCTGGTCGATCAACTGGGACGGCTCGAAGGGCTGGACGTTCGGCGACAACGTCCGCGCGCTGCAGGGCCGCTGA